A region of Bacteroidales bacterium DNA encodes the following proteins:
- a CDS encoding tryptophan synthase subunit alpha yields MNRLDEYLKNKPNDLLSVYFTAGYPHLNDTVPILEGLEKHGADLIEIGMPFSDPMADGPVIQKSSGVALKNGMSIRVLFQQLSDIRKTVSIPLVLMGYLNPVFRFGMEKFCQHCNEAGIDGVILPDMPLEVYEKEYADLFAEYGLYNIFLVSPTTSDNRLKSILPASQGFVYMVSSSATTGDQIDVQAHMEYLNRIRAIDSGLPVLMGFGIDNHQKFRQVCAHANGGIIGSAFIRALEKEGPLEENIRSFMKEIKYGRYDYSAK; encoded by the coding sequence ATGAACAGACTGGACGAATATTTGAAAAATAAGCCCAATGACCTGCTTTCCGTTTATTTTACGGCAGGATACCCCCACCTGAACGATACGGTTCCCATCCTCGAGGGACTGGAAAAGCACGGAGCGGATCTGATTGAGATAGGTATGCCCTTTTCGGATCCCATGGCCGATGGCCCCGTCATTCAGAAAAGCAGTGGTGTGGCCCTGAAAAACGGCATGAGCATTCGGGTTCTCTTTCAGCAACTATCGGATATCAGAAAAACGGTTTCTATACCCCTGGTATTGATGGGTTATCTGAATCCCGTGTTCCGTTTCGGGATGGAGAAGTTTTGTCAGCATTGTAACGAAGCAGGTATTGATGGGGTCATTCTTCCCGATATGCCCCTTGAAGTATATGAAAAGGAATATGCGGATTTGTTCGCCGAGTATGGCCTTTACAATATATTTCTGGTTAGCCCTACCACGTCTGACAACCGGCTAAAGAGCATTTTGCCGGCCTCGCAAGGCTTTGTTTATATGGTTTCATCCTCTGCCACCACGGGCGATCAGATTGATGTACAAGCCCATATGGAATACCTGAACCGCATCCGGGCTATTGACTCTGGGTTGCCTGTGCTGATGGGGTTTGGTATTGACAACCACCAGAAGTTTCGGCAGGTATGTGCCCATGCCAACGGCGGGATTATTGGTTCGGCTTTTATCCGGGCACTGGAAAAAGAGGGGCCGCTTGAGGAAAACATACGATCATTCATGAAAGAAATAAAATATGGCCGGTATGATTATTCAGCTAAATAA
- the trpB gene encoding tryptophan synthase subunit beta, giving the protein MPTETYKVDPQGYYGRYGGAYVPEMLYPNLEELRNRYLEIMEDPGYRDELHTLMRDFVGRPSPLYYASRLSQHYSTHIYLKREDLNHTGAHKINNTVGQVLLAERLNKKRIIAETGAGQHGVATATVCALKGLECVVYMGETDMARQARNVAQMQLLGAKVVPVTSGNKTLKDATNEAIRDWIKNPGTTHYIIGSIVGPHPYPDLVTRLQGVISHELCKQLEERTGNANPNNIVACVGGGSNAAGIFYDYLEQQKVRLIAVEASGMGINSGMTAATMQRGKAGILHGSHTLVMQDDDGQVTEPYSISAGLDYPGIGPVHAHLRDIGRVEFLSASDQQALEAARLCMRLEGIIPALESAHALAALGELSMSPHDVTVMNLSGRGDKDLDTYQKRLKP; this is encoded by the coding sequence ATGCCGACAGAGACATATAAGGTAGATCCTCAAGGCTATTACGGCAGATATGGGGGAGCCTATGTTCCCGAGATGCTGTACCCGAATTTAGAGGAGTTGCGCAACCGGTACCTGGAAATAATGGAGGACCCGGGATATCGCGATGAGCTGCATACCCTGATGAGGGATTTTGTAGGGAGGCCTTCCCCCCTTTACTATGCCAGCAGATTGTCGCAGCATTATTCGACTCATATCTATCTCAAGCGGGAAGATCTGAACCATACCGGAGCCCATAAGATCAACAATACAGTTGGCCAGGTTTTGCTGGCCGAGCGATTAAATAAGAAGCGCATCATTGCTGAAACGGGAGCCGGCCAACATGGTGTGGCAACGGCTACGGTGTGTGCATTAAAAGGATTGGAATGCGTGGTTTACATGGGTGAGACCGACATGGCACGACAAGCCAGGAATGTAGCTCAGATGCAGCTGCTGGGCGCCAAAGTGGTCCCCGTCACCTCAGGCAATAAAACCTTAAAAGATGCCACCAACGAGGCGATTCGGGATTGGATCAAGAACCCTGGCACGACGCATTATATTATTGGCTCTATTGTGGGTCCCCATCCTTATCCCGACCTGGTAACCCGTTTGCAGGGGGTCATCAGTCACGAACTGTGTAAGCAGCTGGAAGAGCGGACAGGGAATGCAAATCCCAATAACATCGTGGCTTGTGTGGGAGGAGGAAGCAATGCGGCAGGCATCTTTTATGATTATTTGGAACAGCAGAAGGTAAGGCTCATTGCGGTGGAAGCCTCCGGCATGGGGATCAACAGTGGAATGACTGCTGCCACCATGCAGAGAGGCAAAGCGGGAATACTCCATGGCAGCCATACCCTGGTCATGCAAGACGACGATGGCCAGGTTACCGAACCCTACTCCATTTCTGCCGGTCTGGACTATCCGGGGATCGGACCTGTGCATGCTCATCTGCGGGATATCGGCCGGGTAGAGTTTCTGTCGGCCAGTGATCAACAGGCATTAGAAGCGGCCAGGCTTTGCATGCGCCTGGAAGGCATTATACCGGCCCTGGAATCGGCACATGCCCTGGCGGCTCTCGGGGAACTTTCCATGTCGCCACACGATGTCACTGTAATGAACCTCTCAGGAAGAGGGGATAAAGATTTGGACACCTATCAAAAACGACTCAAACCATGA
- a CDS encoding phosphoribosylanthranilate isomerase: protein MKIKVCGLRDEKNIRLLLEAVLPDYLGFIFYEPSPRYAGEMLNVSFLQRIRGSFKKTGVIVDASLSTAELISSKYGLDALQLHGNESADFCASLGSLGVEIIKTFQLSESFDFHVLEDYALVCDYFLFDTRGEQPGGNGVQFNWELLEKYQMSVPFFLSGGIDGQDAESIAQIRHPALRGVDVNSRFEQRPGLKDVRKIKRFTNHLNEYLHADRDI from the coding sequence ATGAAAATCAAGGTTTGCGGATTGAGAGATGAAAAAAATATCCGCCTTTTGCTGGAAGCCGTATTGCCCGATTACCTGGGGTTTATTTTTTATGAACCTTCTCCCCGTTATGCCGGGGAGATGTTGAATGTTAGTTTTCTTCAACGCATCAGAGGAAGCTTCAAAAAAACCGGTGTGATTGTGGATGCTTCTCTTTCCACGGCAGAGTTGATTTCCAGCAAATACGGGCTGGACGCCCTGCAGCTGCATGGCAATGAGTCTGCTGACTTTTGCGCCTCACTGGGGAGCCTGGGGGTAGAGATCATCAAGACATTTCAACTGAGCGAATCCTTTGACTTTCATGTACTGGAGGACTATGCACTGGTATGTGATTATTTTCTTTTCGATACCCGGGGGGAACAACCCGGAGGCAATGGCGTGCAGTTTAACTGGGAATTGTTGGAGAAGTATCAAATGTCCGTGCCTTTTTTTCTGAGTGGAGGTATAGACGGGCAGGATGCGGAGTCCATTGCTCAGATCCGGCATCCTGCCCTGAGGGGAGTGGACGTGAACAGCCGGTTTGAGCAAAGGCCAGGATTAAAGGATGTTCGTAAAATTAAGCGATTTACAAACCATTTAAATGAATATTTACATGCCGACAGAGACATATAA
- a CDS encoding indole-3-glycerol-phosphate synthase, whose translation MKTFDNILNEIYAHKVREVEERRSLYPPKLLERSIYFPTQPVSLKDYIRNEEKSGIIAEYKTRSPSKGLINEYAGVAQVTLGYMQAGASALSILTDHKYFGGSLENLKTARRENYCPILQKDFIVEDYQLLEAKAYGADAILLIAALLSRRRISELAGFAREMGLEVLLEIHDESDLKKIHSKVDLVGINNRNLKTFDVHTDHSLQLAHRVPDHFMKIAESGIHHPQTAYQLLMGGFDGLLIGEAFMKHLRPGKACANFIRQLKSLDHKQNPSSYENQGLRIER comes from the coding sequence ATGAAAACATTCGACAACATCCTGAATGAGATCTATGCCCATAAAGTCCGGGAAGTAGAGGAACGACGTTCCCTTTATCCTCCCAAATTGCTGGAGCGTAGCATCTATTTCCCAACCCAACCTGTATCCCTGAAAGACTATATTCGCAATGAAGAAAAGTCGGGTATCATCGCTGAATATAAAACCCGTTCTCCTTCCAAAGGACTGATCAATGAATACGCCGGGGTGGCCCAGGTAACACTGGGATATATGCAGGCGGGGGCCTCGGCCTTGTCAATACTCACCGATCACAAGTATTTTGGAGGATCACTGGAAAACCTAAAGACAGCACGCAGAGAAAATTACTGTCCCATCTTGCAAAAAGACTTCATTGTTGAGGATTATCAGCTCCTTGAAGCCAAAGCCTATGGGGCGGATGCCATCCTGCTGATAGCTGCCCTGTTGTCCAGGCGTCGGATAAGTGAACTGGCGGGTTTTGCCCGCGAAATGGGACTGGAGGTGCTCCTTGAGATCCATGATGAATCCGATTTGAAAAAAATCCATTCCAAGGTGGACCTGGTTGGCATCAACAACCGGAATCTTAAGACCTTCGACGTGCATACCGATCATTCCCTTCAACTGGCCCACCGGGTGCCGGATCATTTTATGAAAATAGCTGAAAGTGGCATCCATCATCCTCAAACAGCCTATCAATTGCTAATGGGAGGTTTCGATGGGCTGCTGATAGGCGAGGCCTTCATGAAGCATCTGCGTCCCGGGAAAGCGTGCGCAAATTTTATCAGACAATTAAAATCATTGGATCATAAGCAAAACCCATCAAGCTATGAAAATCAAGGTTTGCGGATTGAGAGATGA
- the trpD gene encoding anthranilate phosphoribosyltransferase, whose product MKTTLETLYAHRHLTKEEAYTILVELAGGMYNHSQMASFLTVYRMRNITVDELNGFREAMLQLCISPDLSEFNTIDLCGTGGDGKNTFNISTLASFVAAGAGLKVSKHGNYSVSSSCGSSNVLEYFGYRFSGDSDKLRRELDQANICFLHAPVFHPAMKNVAPVRKDLGVKTFFNMLGPLVNPTRPANQLVGVFSPEICRLYNYLYQDVGVNYTIVHSLDGYDELSLTGPARLESSAGSRILYPEQLGLNRYAPQEIEGGKDIPASAALFKDILEGRGTPAQNDVVVANTALAIQVYHPEKSMEESVEVARDSLTNGKALETFTQLMKMQS is encoded by the coding sequence ATGAAAACAACCCTGGAAACATTATATGCGCACAGACATTTAACCAAGGAAGAGGCCTATACCATTCTGGTAGAGCTGGCAGGTGGCATGTACAATCACTCCCAGATGGCTTCTTTCCTGACCGTATACCGGATGAGGAACATCACGGTTGATGAGTTGAACGGATTCCGTGAGGCGATGTTGCAACTGTGCATCTCTCCTGATCTGAGTGAGTTCAACACCATTGATCTGTGCGGTACGGGTGGGGATGGGAAGAATACCTTTAACATATCCACTCTGGCTTCTTTCGTGGCGGCAGGTGCCGGACTGAAAGTATCGAAGCATGGGAATTACAGCGTATCCTCTTCCTGTGGTTCCTCCAATGTGCTTGAATATTTCGGATACCGCTTTTCGGGTGATTCCGATAAACTCAGGAGGGAGTTGGATCAGGCCAATATATGCTTTCTGCATGCCCCTGTTTTCCATCCGGCGATGAAGAATGTAGCGCCGGTGAGAAAAGACCTTGGAGTAAAAACTTTTTTTAACATGCTGGGGCCACTGGTCAATCCAACCCGGCCGGCCAACCAGCTGGTAGGGGTCTTCAGCCCGGAGATATGCCGCCTTTACAATTATCTATACCAGGATGTAGGGGTGAACTATACCATCGTCCACAGCCTGGATGGCTATGATGAGCTTTCTCTGACCGGCCCGGCCCGGCTCGAATCTTCCGCCGGCAGCCGGATCCTTTATCCCGAACAGCTCGGGCTGAACCGTTATGCACCGCAAGAGATCGAGGGCGGGAAAGATATCCCGGCTTCGGCCGCTTTGTTCAAAGACATACTGGAAGGCAGGGGCACTCCAGCTCAGAATGATGTGGTGGTTGCCAATACAGCCCTGGCCATTCAGGTGTATCATCCCGAAAAAAGCATGGAAGAGTCTGTGGAGGTAGCCCGTGACTCGTTAACGAACGGCAAAGCACTGGAAACATTTACACAGTTAATGAAGATGCAATCATGA
- a CDS encoding aminodeoxychorismate/anthranilate synthase component II — protein sequence MKILVLDNYDSFTYNLVHLVESVSPYKVDVARNDELSLSKAREYDRIILSPGPGIPDEAGTMKELVRELAPSKSILGVCLGMQGIAEVFHGKLYNLERVYHGISSTIRVVHEDELFRGLPGEWAAGRYHSWALDPAQLPEELEVTAVDETGIPMALRHKRYRVKGVQFHPESVMTPHGARMISNWLGCQQPAIHIPGKDDEHFEIDPLRKGYLFC from the coding sequence ATGAAGATACTTGTTCTGGACAACTACGATTCATTTACCTACAACCTGGTACATCTGGTTGAAAGCGTATCGCCATACAAGGTAGATGTAGCCCGCAATGATGAACTTTCTCTCTCTAAAGCCCGTGAATACGACCGGATTATTCTTTCTCCCGGTCCGGGTATTCCCGATGAGGCAGGCACGATGAAAGAGCTGGTCCGCGAGCTGGCTCCCTCTAAAAGCATCCTGGGCGTGTGTTTGGGCATGCAGGGCATTGCTGAGGTTTTTCATGGGAAGCTTTACAACCTGGAAAGGGTTTATCATGGTATATCCTCAACCATCCGGGTGGTTCATGAAGACGAACTTTTTAGGGGCCTGCCCGGGGAATGGGCGGCGGGAAGATATCATTCCTGGGCCCTTGACCCTGCGCAGCTCCCGGAAGAGCTGGAGGTCACAGCCGTTGATGAAACGGGCATTCCCATGGCATTGCGCCATAAGCGATACCGGGTAAAAGGGGTTCAATTCCATCCGGAATCGGTGATGACCCCTCATGGTGCCCGCATGATCTCCAACTGGCTGGGATGCCAGCAGCCAGCTATCCATATCCCGGGTAAAGACGATGAGCACTTTGAGATCGATCCACTTCGGAAGGGATATCTTTTTTGTTGA